AATCGCCACAAGTAAACAATTTGTAACTGCCTTCGGCATTTTTCAAAATCCAGGAGATACCAAAACATTAATTCCTTTTTTACAGCAACAAAAAGCAGCTGGAACTTTAGGTAAGTATATTGTGGCTGATGCAGGATACGGTTCAGAATCAAATTATCGATATCTCGAAGATGAATTACCTGAACATACAGCGTTAATTCCATATGGGACAATGTCAAAAGAAAATAGTCGCAAATGGAAAAGTGATGACCGTAAGGTCATGAATTGGGCGTATCATCCTAAAGACGATTATTTTATTGATCTGCAGGGAGTTAGATTTAGTTTTTATGCTTACCGTAAGCGCAAAGATAAGTACGGATTTGTACGTGAATTTAAAGAGTATCAGGCAAACAAATACGATAACGATTTTCAGGTTGATCACCGAGCATTCACTAAAAACGGAAATCCTCGTAAAATAAGTATTAATAGCGCATGGGAGTATTTCAAAGCTAAGGAACGCAAGTTGCTTTCAAATCACCAAACTGGTTCAATTTACGGACAACGTAAAATAGATGTTGAATCAGTTTTTGGTGGATTGAAGGCTTGTTTGGGTTTTAAAAAATTTTCGGTTAGAGGTCTTGAGAAGGTAAAAAGGGAAGCTGGAATTGCCTTGATGGCAATGAATATTAGAAAATTGGTGGCGAAAGGCACCAATTATAACTGTTTTATAAACCAAAAGAAGAGATTAGTGAAAATCAAAGAACAATTTTCGCTAATCTCTTCTTTTTTGAAGGACTTATGGCACAGCCCCAAAAACATTTGCGGTACCACCCTTTTTTCACACTAAAACAGTGTCTCAACGATACTTATAAAACAATATCCGGAAAAATAACGGTTCCTACCGAGTACGCAGCTTCCACCGAATACTTCTATATCCAAGTCCATCTTCACTATCCTGATTGATTCACTTACTCTCAGCTAGCATAAGTTCTCTGTATTCCATTCAGTACAGCTACTCTTCTCTTCAAAAGATATAATAATTAAAAAAAGATTAATTCGTTACAGTGAATTCTAATCTTGCCAATCTTCTTTGTCAAGAACTTTTTCTATTATAACTTTTTTCATTTCAACGCAAACTTCTTTTCCCACAGATAATCCCAATCCATAAAAAAAATTCTATTAAACAAAAAAAGAGGACAAAACATGACATAAAAAAAGTGTCAGGTAAGGTGTTAATTATCGGATCCAAGTTAGGATCAAAAAGCCAATCACTATTTCTAAATAAGACCTCATGAAATAAAATAAAGAACTTATCAAAATTAAGTACCATTATCATAACCAGCACAAAAAGACCTAACATCATCAATTTTGCTGGAATAATTAATTCCCATAATCTCTTTTCTTTTTTCATCTTTTTAATGATCAAGTATGCCGGTACAACGGTTAATATCAACACACTATAGTTAACAAGAAACAAATGCTTCACATCAGAAAAATGATGAATTCCATTAGTAGACGATGGTAAAGAAAAATTTAAACTGCCAACCCAAGGATAATTTAAAAAAGAAAGCAAGTGATAATACTCCCTCATTAATGCTTGATTGCTCAAATCAACCAAGCTACCTAGGTTATCCTTAAGAACAAAAAAATGATAAAGTGGGGTGAAATTAATTGTAATAGCAATACTCAGAGACAAGATAAATAAAAAAAGAATACTGTTCTCAATAAATTTTATTCCTCTGCCCTTTATCATTTAGAAATTCCATTCATCAAGTGATTCAACTTCAA
Above is a window of Liquorilactobacillus hordei DSM 19519 DNA encoding:
- a CDS encoding TIGR01906 family membrane protein — its product is MIKGRGIKFIENSILFLFILSLSIAITINFTPLYHFFVLKDNLGSLVDLSNQALMREYYHLLSFLNYPWVGSLNFSLPSSTNGIHHFSDVKHLFLVNYSVLILTVVPAYLIIKKMKKEKRLWELIIPAKLMMLGLFVLVMIMVLNFDKFFILFHEVLFRNSDWLFDPNLDPIINTLPDTFFMSCFVLFFCLIEFFLWIGIICGKRSLR